Proteins encoded in a region of the Esox lucius isolate fEsoLuc1 chromosome 9, fEsoLuc1.pri, whole genome shotgun sequence genome:
- the LOC105030146 gene encoding sialoadhesin-like — protein MRRICVLKGSSVDISCTYVGRYYVTSPLWFSPKQSGRWRDKLIPEDISTDPGYAGRVEYPDQESRRSRGPFTLRITDLREEDSAEYRFTFKTDNFEWGHSFPGTTLTVTDIQVKVTPATVTEGQNVTLTCITSCPLTGNTTYIWYKNGQQIDESSSPQYKDSVTSNYDDSYSCSVKGHEDLHSSTVCVQGQTCRRVTYNKRRICVLKGSSVDISCTYVGGNSVTSSLWFSPKQSGWWRDELIPEDLTTDPEYAGRVEFSDQESRRFSGTSILRITDLRDEDSAEYRFTFKTNTFDLGHGFPGTTLTVTGLQVEVSPEGWSYWKTLTCITSCHLTGNPTYIWYKNGLQIDESSFPQYKDPVPFNFEDSYSCSVKGHEDLQSPTVCVMGQYCNRVIYTQRRICVLKGSSVDISCTYVGRNNVTSPLWFSPKQSGRWRDKLIPEDLITDPRYAGRVEYPDQESRRYRGPFTLRITDLREEDSAEYRFTFKTYNVEWSHSLPGTTLTVTDVQVKMSPATVTKGQNVTLTCITSCPLTGNTTYIWYKKTVTSPKASGQSYSITNITSEDSGEYYCEVRNGRGSKNSSVLMVNVAGTRSVGIKIVVLVLILCLSGFIWFRRKNASISTSSDNRSTRDTEDKEQSVHPDPNSDMYTTLNMRNRSPEYDTLDSVHPDTNSDMYSSLNMRTRSPDYDTLVNARLLCDTNTQIHTETSVYENCREPPQNLD, from the exons ATGAGGAGAATCTGTGTCTTGAAGGGGTCATCAGTGGACATATCCTGTACTTATGTTGGTCGTTATTATGTCACATCACCACTGTGGTTTAGTCCTAAACAGAGTGGTAGGTGGAGGGATAAGTTGATCCCTGAGGACATATCCACAGACCCAGGGTATGCAGGTCGGGTGGAGTATCCTGACCAAGAGAGTAGAAGATCAAGAGGTCCCTTCACCCTGAGAATCACAGATCTGAGAGAGGAGGACTCAGCTGAGTATCGCTTCACTTTTAAAACAGACAACTTTGAATGGGGTCATAGTTTCCCTGGAACTACTCTGACTGTCACAG ATATACAGGTGAAAGTGACTCCTGCTACAGTGACTGAGGGACAGaatgtaacactgacctgtatcacatcctgtcctctgactggtaacaccacctacatctggtacaagaacggACAACAGATAGATGAGAGCTCCTCCCCCCAGTACAAAGACTCAGTCACCAGTAACTATGATGACAGTTACTCCTGTTCTGTTAAAGGTCATGAGGATCTCCACTCTTCTACAgtgt GCGTTCAGGGTCAGACCTGTAGAAGAGTGACTTACAACAAGAGGAGAATCTGTGTCTTGAAGGGGTCATCAGTGGACATATCCTGTACTTATGTTGGTGGtaattctgtcacatcatcactgTGGTTTAGTCCTAAACAAAGTGGTTGGTGGAGGGATGAGTTGATCCCTGAGGACCTAACCACAGACCCAGAGTATGCAGGTCGGGTGGAGTTTTCTGACCAAGAGAGTAGAAGATTCAGCGGTACCTCCATCCTGAGAATCACAGATCTGAGAGATGAGGACTCAGCTGAGTATCGCttcacttttaaaacaaacacatttgatttgGGTCATGGATTCCCTGGAACAACTCTGACTGTCACAG GTCTTCAGGTGGAGGTGAGTCCTGAAGGGTGGTCATACTGGAAGACACTGACCTGTATCACATCCTGTCATCTGACTGGTAaccccacctacatctggtacaagaacggACTACAGATAGATGAGAGCTCCTTCCCCCAGTACAAAGACCCAGTGCCCTTTAACTTTGAAGACAGTTACTCCTGTTCTGTTAAAGGTCATGAGGATCTCCAATCTcctacagtgt GTGTTATGGGTCAGTACTGTAACAGAGTGATTTACACCCAGAGGAGAATTTGTGTCTTGAAGGGGTCATCAGTGGACATATCCTGTACTTATGTTGGTCGTAACAATGTCACATCACCACTGTGGTTTAGTCCTAAACAGAGTGGTAGGTGGAGGGATAAGTTGATCCCTGAGGACCTAATCACAGACCCAAGGTATGCAGGTCGGGTGGAGTATCCTGACCAAGAGAGTAGGAGATACAGAGGTCCCTTCACCCTGAGAATCACAGATCTGAGAGAAGAGGACTCAGCTGAGTATCGCTtcacatttaaaacatacaaCGTAGAATGGAGTCATAGCCTCCCTGGAACCACTCTGACTGTCACAG ATGTACAGGTGAAGATGAGTCCTGCTACAGTGACTAAGGGACAAAATGTAACACTCACCTGTatcacatcctgtcctctgactggtaacaccacctacatctggtacaagaagactgtaacctcaccaaaagcatcaggacagagttacagcatcactaatatcacatctgaggacagtggagaatattattGTGAGGTCAGGAATGGGAGAGGATCTAAGAACTCTTCAGTTCTGATGGTCAATGTTGCAG GGACTAGATCTGTAGGAATCAAAATTGTTGTTCTGgttctcattctctgtctctctggattcATTTGGTTCAG GAGGAAGAATGCTTCCATATCCACCTCGTCTGacaacagaagcaccagagacacTGAAGACAAGGAACAG agtGTCCATCCTGATCCTAACAGTGAcatgtacacaactctgaacaTGAGGAACAGATCCCCTGAATATGATACTCTGGAT aGTGTCCATCCTGATACTAACAGTGACATGTACTCATCTCTGAACATGAGGACCAGGTCACCTGACTATGACACCCTGGTA aatgcgAGACTCCTCTGTGACACAAACACCCAGATACACACTGAGACTTCTGTTTACGAGAACTGTagagaaccaccacagaacCTGGACTGA